Genomic segment of Deltaproteobacteria bacterium:
CTGCGCCACGAGGAGGTCGCGGATGCGGGCGGCATCGGCGTTGAGCGCCGCCTCGACGTTGCTCACGACCGGCACGCTCGGCATCCGGACGTCGACCGCGGCGAGCGCGCGCGCGAGCTCGGCGGCGACGGGGGTCATCAGCGCGCAGTGGAACGGAGCGCTCACCGCGAGCGCGACGACACGCGCACCGGCCGCCTTGGCGGCTTCCGTCGCGCGCGCGACCGCGGCGCGATGCCCGGCGATCACGACCTGCCCCGCCCCGTTGAAGTTCGCGGGGCTCACGACATCGCCCTCGGCCGCCGCGGCGCAGAGCTCCGCCACCCGCGCGTCCTCGAGACCGACGATCGCGGCCATCGTGCCGGCGCCGGCGGGCACCGCGGACTGCATGAGCCGGCCCCGCAGGCGCACGAGCCGGACGGCGTCGCGAAAGGCGAGCGCACCGGCGACCACGAGCGCCGTGTACTCACCGAGGCTGTGCCCCGCGACCCACCGCGGCGCGATCCCGCTCGCCGGACCGAGCGCGCGCCAGGTCGCCACGCTCACCGCCAGGATCGCCGGCTGACAGAACTCGGTCCGGGTGAGCTCCGCCTCCGGACCCTCGAAGCAGAGCCGGGTCAACGGGTACTCGAGGGCCTCGTCCGCCTCGACCATGGTCGCGCGCGCAACCGCGTGCTCCGCGACCAGGCGCGCGCCCATCCCGACGCGCTGCGATCCCTGTCCGGGAAACAACAGCGCCGTCGGGTCGACCGACGGCGCCTCGGACGCCGATGACATTGCCACCAACGGTGGCGTCACGCCTCCGTGGTGTCGAGCACCTTGCGCCCGCGGTATTCCCCGCAATGCGCGCAGGCGCGATGCCGCAGCATGGGCTCGCTGCAGCTCGGGCAGGTGATGAAGCTCGCCGGGCGCAGCGCATCGTGCGCGCGCCGCTTGTTGCGCTTGGTGCTGGACGTACGTCGTTTCGGAACTGCCATGACCCCTCCTCCGCGGGCTCAGGCGCCGCGGTCGATCTTGAGATTGCGGAGCGCCGACCAGCGAGGATCACCGGTCTCGACCGTGCAGCCGCACCGGCTGGTGTTGCGGTTGCTGCCGCACTGCGGGCAGAGCCCCCGGCACTCTTCACCACAGAGTGGCCGCGTGGGCAAGGCGAGCATCACCTGCTCGTAGACGAGCGGGGTGAGGTCGACCTCGGTCCCCTCGTAGAACGACTGGGTGAGGTCCCCCGGCGCGAGCTCGATCTCGCCGCTGAGCCGCGTCGCCGGGGTCAGGACCACCGAGAACTCCTGGGCGACGTCGAGCGGGTACGTTTCGAGACACCGCCCACAGGCGGCCTCGGCCCGGCCCGACACCTCGCCGTCGAAGAAGAGGTCGAGCTGCGACCGGGAGTACCTGACCCGAACGTGCAGCGGCGCACGGAACTCGTAGTCGTGATTGGCCTTCGCGAGGGTCGCGTTCAGCTCCTCGACCGGCTCGTCGTAGTCGAGCTGGTCCTCGACGGCGAGAATGTCGTGCAGTTGGATTTTCATGAGCGAAGACGTCCGCGCATCGCCGCGAATGCGAGCGAGGGTCTGAACGGTCGTTATACGAGCCGACCCCGAAGCCCACAAGCTCGGCGACCGGCTTCGCCAGGCTGATTCAGCCCTCCGTGTCGCCGCCCTCGTCGCCCCGCTCGGGGCCGAGCCGGCGCTCCAACCGCCGGACCCGCCGCACCAATTCCGGCAAGCGCAGGATCGCAGCCGAGGTGCGGCGCCAGAGCCCGACCTCCATTGCCGGGTAGCCCCCGACGGTCTTTCCCGCCGGCACCGAGTTCGGAACGCCGCTCTGCGCCGCCACCAGCACGCCGTCGCCGATCGTGAGGTGCCCCGCGGCTCCCGCCTGCCCGCCCATTTGGACGCCGCGGCCGATCTTCGTCGAGCCCGCGATCCCCACCTGCGCCGCGAGGAAGCTGTGCGCGCCGACCTCGCAGTTGTGCGCGACCATTACCAGGTTGTCGAGCTTGGCGCCGCGCCGGATGACCGTGGCCCCGAGCGTGGCGCGATCGACCGTCGTGTTCGCGCCGATCTCCACGTCGTCCTCGATTACGACGATGCCGGCCTGCGGGATCTTCACCGCGCCGGTCGGGCTCGGCGCGAAGCCGAAGCCGTCGGCCCCGATCACGACCCCGGCGTGCAGCACCACGCGGTCGCCGATCCGGACGTGCTCGCGTACGACGACGCCGGCGTGCGCGACGAAGTCGCTGCCGATCTTCACGCCGGCGTAGATGGTCACGTGCGGGTGGATCGTCGCGCCGGATCCGATCTCCACGCCCTCCCCCACGACGGCGTAGGGACCGATCGACGTCGGCGCCGCGACCCGCGCGCTCGCCGCGACGACCGCCGTCGGGTGGATGCCGGGCGGCGGCGCCAGCGGTCGATGGAACATCGCGAGCGCCCGCGCGAAGCAAAGATACGGGTTGTCGGCACGGAGCGTCGCGATCGGGAGTTCCGCCGCGCCCGTCGCGACGATCACCGCCGACGCCCGCGTCGCGGCGAGCTGCGCCGCGTATTTCGGATTCACGAGGAACGTGAGGTCGCCGGGACCGGCCTCCTCGAGCCCGCGAATCGCCCCGATCTCGATCGCACCGTCCCCCCGCAGCTCGCACCCCAGCCGTTCCGCGATCTCCGCGAGCGTCATCGTGGGTTGGCTTAGGCCGAAGCGTCCGGACCCGCAAGCCGCGGCACGCGCGCGAATTTGCCGGCCCCGGAGGCCTGTGTTACGAAGCGCGATTCCGGACCGTCCCCATGCAGAACGTCATCGACTTCGCCAAAGGCGACGGGCTCGTCCCGGTGATCGTCCAGGACGACCGGTCCGGGGCGGTCCTGATGCTCGCGTACATGAACCAGGAGTCGTTCGACCGCACGGTCGCGACCGGCTACGCCACCTACTGGAGCCGCTCGCGCCAGAGCTTCTGGGTGAAGGGCGAGAGCTCCGGACACCGGCAGAAGGTGCACGCGATCCACGTCGACTGCGACGGCGACACGGTGCTGTTGCGGGTCGAGCAGGAGGGCGGCGCGGCGTGTCACGAGGGCTACCCGAGCTGCTTCTTCCGCAAGCGCGCCGACGACGCATGGCAGGTCGTCGAGACCCGCGTCTTCGATCCGGCCAAGGTCTACGCGAAATGAGCATCCTCAAACTCGGCATCCCGAAGGGCAGCCTCGAGCAGGCGACGATCGACCTCTTCCGCAAGTCGGGATGGCGAATCAGCGCCGGCAGCCGGAGCTACTTTCCGTCGGTCGACGATTCGGCGCTGCGGTGCAACCTCATACGGGCGCAGGAGATGGCGCGCTACGTCGAGGCGGGCACGCTCGACGCCGGCATCACCGGTCACGACTGGATCCTCGAGAACGACTCGCAGGTCGAGGTGGTCTGCGATCTCGTCTACTCGAAGGCGACGATCCGTCCGACCCGTTGGGTGCTGGTGGTGCCCGACGCATCGCCGGTGCAGAAGCCCGAGGACTTGCGCGGGAAGACCGTCGCGACCGAACTCGTGAGCTACACGAAGCGCTACTTCGCAGCGCGCAAGATCGAGGTCGACGTCGAGTTCTCCTGGGGCGCCACCGAGGCCAAGGCCGCCGAAGGTCTCGTCGACGCGATCGTCGAGGTCACCGAGACGGGCAGCACGCTCCGGGCGAACGGGCTGCGCATCGTCGCCGAGCTCTTCAGCTCCAACCCGCAGCTCATCGCCAATCGGGAGGCGATGCGCGACCCCTGGAAGCGGGAGAAGATCGAGCAGATCGGCCTGCTGCTCACCGGCGCGCTCCGTGCGCAGACGCAGGTCGGAATCAAGCTGAACGTCCCGAAGGAGCAGCTCGAGGCGATCGTCGCCATGCTCCCGAGCATCACCGCACCGACCGTCTCGAACCTCTACGGCAAGGACTGGTTCTCGGTGGAGAGCGTGATCGCCGAGGACGTCGTTCGCGAGCTCATCCCGAAGCTCATGAAAGCCGGCGCCGTCGGCATCATCGAGTACGGTCTCAACAAGGTCATCTGATCCTCGCACGCAGCCTCGCGAACGCCCTCCAAGCTTGCGACGGCGCACGTAATTCGGTACACAGCCGTGTCGCCGACCGCGCCCCGCGCCGGCGTGCGACCCTGAGGCATCGCGATGCTCGGATGGTGGAATCCGGAAAACGTTTCGACTGACGGCGGCCTCTTCCACCCGCTCTGCTGGGGCTCGGCGGTAGGTACGGTCCGCGTGCGGACCGTCTTCTCCCACGCAAGGCGCCGCCCGGTGGCCCCGGCGTGACGGCGCGGGATCGACAGACGCCAGCGGCGGCCGCGCGGACCCCGCGCGGGCTCCACGTCTTCGCGCTCGTCCTCGCGGCCTCGACGCTCGCGCTCATCTTCATCGGCGGGCTCGTCACGAGCACGGGCTCGGGCCTCGCCGTTCCCGACTGGCCGCTCTCGTTCGGGCAGTTCTTCCCGCGCATGGTCGGCGGCGTCTTCTACGAGCACGGCCATCGCATGGTCGCGGCAGCGGTCGGGGCGCTCACCGTGGCGTTCGCCGTGGCGACGTGGCTCGCCGAGACCCATCCGATCGTGCGCCGCCTCGCGCTCGCGGCGATCGGAACGGTCGTCACGCAGGGGCTGCTCGGCGGCCTTACGGTGATCTTCCTTCTGCCGCCGGCGATCTCGTCCGCCCACGCGTGTCTCGCGCAGGCCTTCCTCTGCCTGACCGTCGCCCTGGCAGTGCTGACGCACCCGGATTGGACGCCGGCGACGCGCGCGCCCGCCGATCCCGGGCTCGCCCGGCTCGCGGTGGCGACCGCCGCGACCGTCTACGCGCAGCTGATCCTCGGTGCCGTCATGCGGCATACGGGGGCCGGACTCGCCATCCCCGACTTTCCCCTGGCCTTCGGACGCATCGTACCGCCCCTCGAATCGGCGGCGGTCGTGATCCACTTCCTGCACCGGATGGGCGCGCTCGCCGTCACCGTGATGGTGCTCTGGACGGCCGTGCGCACGCTCCGGACGCACGCGGTCGAGCGCGCCGTCGTCCGGCCCGCGCTCCTGGCGGTCGCGCTCGTGGCGACCCAGATCACGCTCGGCGCCCTCGCCATCTGGACGCGAAAAGCGGTCCTCCCGACCACGGCGCACGTCGCGGTCGGCGCCGCCATCCTCGGAACGACCGTCGTATGGGCGCTCCGCGCCCGCCGCGCCGCCGGGGCGGCGTCCGGATCGACGCACCCGCTCTTCGCCACCGAGCGGGTGCCCGCATGATGCCGGCGCTCGAACCGGCCGAGGACCTGGATCTCGCCCCCGGAGCGCTGCCGATCACCCAGCGGCGCCTCGTCGACTTCATCGAGCTCACGAAACCGCGCGTCGTGGCGATGGTCGTCCTCACCACCCTCTTCGGCTACTACCTCGGCGCCGCGAGCGAGGGATTCGATTGGCTGCGGCTCCTCTGGACACTCGTCGGCACGGGGCTCGCCGCGGGCGGCACGATGGCGCTCAACCAGTATCTCGAACGCGACCTCGACGCGCAGATGCACCGGACCCGTAGGCGCCCGCTCCCGGAGGGACGCCTGGCCCCGGCCGACGCCCTCCAGTTCGGCGCCGCCCTCACGATCGTCGGCATCCTGGTGCTGGTCGCCGGCAGCAACATGCTCGCGGCGGCCGTCACCGCCGCGACCAGCGTGAGCTACCTCTTCGCCTATACCCCCGCGAAGGCGCGGACGTCGCTCTGCACCCTCATCGGCGCGGTCCCAGGCGCCCTGCCGCCGCTCACGGGATGGGCGGCCGCGAGCGGCGGCCTCGACCCCGCGGCGTGGGCGATCTTCGCGATCATGTTCGTCTGGCAGATCCCGCACTCGCTCGCGATCGCCCAGGTGTATCGCGACGATTACGCGCGCGCGGGCTTCCGCCTGCTGCCGGTGGTCGATCCCGACGGCACCAGCACGGCACGCCACATCCTCACGTACTCGCTCGCGCTCGTGAGTGTCGCCATGCTGCCGACGCTGCTCGGGCTCGCCGGCCCGATCTACTTCGCCGCTTCGATCCTGCTCGGGTGCAGCATGGTCGCCCCCTCGGTGCGGCTCGCGCGCTCGACGAACACGGCCGACGCGCGGCGCGTGATGTTCGCGAGCCTCGTCTACCTGCCTTGCCTCTTCGCGGCCATGGCGGCGGACAAGTTGAGCGCGGCACCCTGGTAGTGCGGGCTCAGCGACTGCGCCGCGCCGTAGCGGCCGCCGCCCAGAAGGCGGTGGCGCAGAAGGCAAGCGTCACGAGCACCGACGGCACGAGCGCCGGCACGCGCCCCGCGGCCTCGGGCGCACCGAGATAGAGGCAGCGGCGGAGCGCCGCCATGCCGTACGTCAGCGGGTTCAGTTGCATCAGCCAGCCGAGCCACCCCGCGGCGCCGGAGGCCGGAAAGAAGGCGCCCGAGAGGATCCAGATCGGCATCAGGATCAGGTTCATGATGGCGTGGAACCCCTGGGTGGATTCCATGCGCCACGCGATCACGAGCCCGAGCGAGGTGAGCGCGAAGGCGATGGCGGCGATCACGCCCACGACCGCGAGTATCGCGCCGAACGAGAGCGAGATACCGACGAGCGGCGCCAGCACGAGGAAGAGGGCGCCCTGCAGGACCGCGAGCGTCGTGCCGCCGAGCGCCTGCCCGAGGACGATCCCGCCGCGCGGGATCGGCGACACCAGCACGCCCTGGAGAAAGCCGCTCTTGCGGTCCTCCACGACCGCGATGGTGGAGAAGATCGCGGTGAACAGCAGCACGAGTCCGATGATCCCCGGATAGAAGTAGGCCATCGTGCCGAGATCCGCCGGCGCGCCGGGCGGACGAAGCGACGCGCTGAAGCCGCCACCGAGCAGCACCCAGAAGAGCAGCGGCTGCGCGAAGGCCCCGACGAGGCGGCTCCGCTGCCGGACGAACCGAACGATCTCGCGCCACCAGAGGGCTCGCACGCCGCGCACGGGCTAGGCCCTCCCCGGCCCGGCCGCGCCCTCGCCGAAGAAGCGCTCGCCCGTGAGATGCACGAACACGTCCTCGAGCGTCGGCTTGCCGTACGTGACCGAGCGGATGTCGCCCGGGAACGCCTCGACGACGTCACGCACGAACTCGTGCCCGCGCGGCAGCTCGATCCGCAGCACGCCGTCGACGACATGGGGTACGCACCCGAAGCGGCGCTCGATCCGCTGCCGCATCGCCTCCGGGTCGGCGGCGTCGACAACGACCACGTCCCCGCCGATCTCCGCCTTGAGGTCCGCCGGAGCGCCGACCGCGACCAGCCGACCCTGGTGGATGAAGCCGATGCGATCGCACCGCTCGGCCTCCTCCATGTAGTGCGTGGTCAGCACGACGGTGAGCCCCTCACGATCCCGTAAGTGGACGAGGTACGAAAAGAAATCGCGCCGGGCCCCGGGATCGAGCCCGGTCGACGGCTCGTCGAGCAGGACGAGATCCGGTCCGTGCAGCAGGCCCTTCGCGAGCTCGACGCGCCGGGCGAGGCCGCCGGAGAGCGCCTCCACGCGGTCGTCCGCGCGGTCGGCGAGACCGAGCCGCTCGAGCAACGTCGCGGCCCGCGCGCGGCTCTCGGCGCCGCCGAGGCCGTAGAGCGCCCCATGGCAGGCGAGGTTCTCGCGCACCGTGAGCATGCCGTCGAGGGCCGGCTGTTGGAACACGACGCCGAGCCGCCGCCGCACCCGCTCGGGATACCGCGCGGTATCCTCGTCGAACACGGCGACCGCGCCCGCCTGAGGTGCGACGAGCGTCGCGAGGACCTTGAAGAGCGTCGTCTTCCCGCCCCCGTTCGGGCCGAGCACGCCGAAGATCTCGCCGCGCCGGACGTCGAGGTCGATGCCGTGGAGCGCCGTGCGCTCACCGTAGCGGTGCGTGAGCCCGGCGATCACGATCGCCGCCGTGGTCGTCGGTGACGAGGCGGCCGGACGGACGGCGTTCATCGGGATCCCTCGCGTCCGGCGAGAGGACTACATGGCGGCTGCGGCATCGGAGCGCGCGGCATCCTGCCACAGGCGGCGTCGACCGACCAGTCACGTAGGGCTCGTCACTTGACGCTCCGAGACACGCGACGTTAGATTGCTCGTACTTCGGCGATGCGCCCCGCGCATCGCCCGCGAGCCGTGACCACCGAAGCGATCTTTCCCGTCGATCCGACCCGGCTGGAGCAGCTGCTGCACGTCCAGGAGCGGCTCCTGCTCGGTGGCTACGACGAAGCGACGCTCGCCGACCGCCTCTGCCAGAGCACGGCGCTCGTGCTCGGCGCGTCCGGAGCCCGCCTCGCGGCCGTCGCAAACGACACCGTCGAGACGCGCGGAGCGTACGGCGTGCCCTTCACGGCCGCGGACGACGCTATCGTGCGGTCGGCGACGGCCGAGCGCCGTCCCGTGCTCGGCGACGCGACCCACGAGACCGGCATGCTGACGCTGCCGATCGAACACGAGCCCGCCGGGCTCGCGATGCAGCTCCGCCCATGGATCGGCGGGGCGTTCGGACTCGAACACGTCGGGCTCGCCCGCTACGCCGCCTCGCTGGCAGCGGTCGCCCTGAAGCACGCGCGCACCCGGCGGGAGCCCGCAGCGGGCGACGGAGGACCGGCCGAGATCCTGGCGTCGCTCTCCCACGACCTGCGCCAGCCGCTCAACGTGATGCTCGGCTACACGCAGCTCCTGATCGACGACACCTACGGCGCCTGCACCGCCGAGCAGCGCGAAGTCCTCTCCACCATCGAGCGGCACGCCCGGGAGCTTTTCACGGTGCTGACCGGCGCGCTCGATCTCGTCCGGCTCGAGCGCGAAGCCGACCGAACCGCCGCGGAGCCCTTCACCGCCCGCGAGGTCATCGAGGAGCTTTGCACCGGATCGCTGGCGCACCGCGCCGGCCACGGCGTCGCCCTCACCTGGCACGCCGACCCCGCCACTCCGCCCTTCCGGAGCGACCGCTTCCGCGTGCGCCAGGTCCTGCAGAACCTCGTCGACAACGCGCTCCGCCACACCGAGCGAGGTGCCGTATCGGTCACCGCGGCGCCGCACGCTCGCCGCGTTCGCCTCGAGGTCGCCGACACCGGGAGCGGCATCGCGGCCGCGGACCTGCCGCACGTCTTCACACCCTTTCGGACCGGCAGCCATGGCCGCACCGGAACGGGCCTCGGCCTCTACATCGTGAAGCGCTTCTGCGAGACGCTCGGTGGCGAGGTGCGGGTCGCGAGCACCCTCGGCAGCGGGACGCGCTTCACCGTCGACCTGCCGACCGAGCTTCCCGCTCGATGACGCGCCCCGCGCTCACTCGACCGTGAGCGCGGCGTCGTCTCCGCTGTCCGTGGTGCTGACGCCCGCGGTCGGATGGGTGGCGGAGATCGTCGTCGCACCGGGCGTGAGCGCGTCGACGCGGCTCCGATCGCCCGCGTCGTTCGGCGCGCTCGCCACGGACGAATCGCTGGACGAATAGACGAGCTCCTGCGTCAGGTTCTGCGTCACGCCGCCGCCGAAGTGTCCCGTCGCCGTGTACCGCTGGACACCTCCGGGCGAGCGCGTCGCGACGAGCGGGCTCAAGGTGATGCGCTCGAGCCCGCCGATCACCGTGAGCGCCGCGTCGTCGCCGGTGCTCGTCGTGCTCACGCCGGTCACCGGATCGGTCGCCGAGATCGTGACCTGCCCGGGGGCGAGGGCGTCCACGCGGCTCTTGTTGCCGGCGACGTTCGCCGCGACGGCGACGCCCGCATCGCTCGTGTGGTAGTCGACCCGCTGGGTCAGGTTCTTCGTCGTACCACCGCCGAAGTGCCCGATCGCGGTGTAGGTCAGCGATTGGTTCACCGCGCGCGTCGCTGGCGTCGGCGAGAGCGTGATCCGTTCGAGCGCCCCGAGCACGGTGACCGTGGCATCGCCGCCCGAGTCGGCGCTGCTCACCTCCAGCCCGGACTGCGGATCCGTGTACGCGGCGGAGATCGTCGCCGTGCCCGGCGCCAGCATCTCGACCCGGCTCTTGTTTCCGGGCGCGTTGGGCGCCGCGACGACGCTCGGGTCGGAGGAGACGTACGTCACCTGCTGCGTGAGATTCGCCGTGCCGCCGCCCTCGTAGTGCCCCGTCGCGGTGAAGGTCTGCGCCTCCCCGACGGCACGCGTCGCGCTCGTCGGCGCGAGCGCGATGCCGATCAGGTCCGATACGGCCGCCGAGACCGTGAGGGTCGCGTCGTTGCCTCCCATGGTCGTCGTGACGCCGCTCGGATGCGACGCGGAGATCGTCGTCGTTCCCGGCGCGACGGTGTCGACCCTGCCCTTGTTCCCGGGCGTGTTGGGCGCCACGGCGACGCTCGGGTCGCTCGAAGCGTAGTCGACCTCCTGGGTGATGTTCAGGTCCACGCCGCCGGCGTAGTGGCCCGTCGCCACGTAGCTCTGGAATTGTCCGGCGGGCCGCGTCTTGGCGAGCGGGCTCAGCGTCACGCTCTCGAGCGCACCCAGGACCGTGATCGCGGCGTCGCCGTTCGCGTCGGCGCTGCTGACGCCGGTCACGGGATCCACCGCCGAGATCGCCGCGGACCCCTGCGCCGCCGCCTCGACCCGGCTCTTGTTGCCGTCGAGGTTCGTCGCCACCACGACGGTCGGATCGCTCGAGGCATAGGTGAGCTGTTGCGTGATATTGCGGGTGACGCCGCCCTCGAAGGTGCCGGTCGCGACCAGGCTCTTCGCCTCGCCGACATCGAGCGCCAGCGCCGCCGGCGCGACCGCGATGCTGACGAGCGCGCCGGGTACGTTGAACGTCGCGTCGCCGCCCGACGTCGTCGAGGACACGCCGCTCACCGGATCGGTCGCGGAGATCGTGGCGATCCCGGGGCTCACGGCGGCGATCCTGCTGCGATCTCCGGCCGCGTTCGCCGCCAGCGCGACGCCCGGGTTGCTCGACGTCCAGACGACCTTCTGGGTGTAGTTCTCGGTGCCGCCGCCGACGAGATCGGCGGTGGCCGTGTAGGTCGCGGTGCCGCCGGGGTTCACGTAGCGCGCCTGCGGATCGATGCGGATGGCGACGACGTCTCCGGGCGGCACGGGGGTCGCGGTCGTCGTCGGCACCGGCGTCGCGGCCGAGGGATCCTTCAGCGACGGCACGCAGATCTCGTCGGGCCTCGTGACGGCGAGCGCTTCCGGACCGAAGACGGAGTGCGTCGAGACGCTCGTCGCGCCGGGCTTCGCCTGCTTCGGCTTCGTCCTGGCGAGCCGCACCTGGTAGCAGACGAGATAGGTCGCGTGGGTCGGCGCCGCGGGGTCGGCGCCGGCGACGCTCGCCGGGGCGCAGAAGCGGCGCGGCTTCTTGACCGTCAGGACCCGCGGACCGAACTGGTCCGCTACGGCGACGTCGAACGGCGTGAAGGTCGGATAGACGGGCGCACCCTTCGGCGCCCGCGCGACCTTGGCGTCGTAGCACTTGAAGTGATCGACGCCGGTCGACGCGAGCGGCGCCACCCCGCCCGTGCCGAGCGCCTTCGCCGTCGGCGCGAGCAGGCGGTCCTCGCTCTCGACGCGCAGCTTCAGCCTGCCGAACCGGTTCACGATCTCGTGGACGCCGTCCACGTGACGCGGCTGGCGCGGCGACGTCTTGGTCACCCGGATTCCGTACGCTTCGAGATGCGCGACCTCGTCGACGACGAGTTCGCCCTCGACGCTCGCCGGAGCGCAGAGCCCGATCGCCTTCTGCACGTCGATCTGGTGCCGGTCCTCCGGGCGCGCCGTGCTGAAGACGTCGATGACGACGTCGGCCTCGCGCGGCGCGAAGCTCGGCAACCCGCCGTGCGAGCCGAGCCCGCGCGTCTTGTAGCAGACGGACGGATCGCCGCTCGGCTGCGCGTACGCGGCCCCGACGACGACGAGCGCGGCCACCCAGGCCGCGAGCAACTGGTTGCACGTCTTCTTCATGGTTCCGTGGATCTCCTGGACACCCCGGCGGGAGTCCTCACCATGGACGCCCGCCGCAGCGGAGGCAAGCTCGGGGAGCAGCGCCGGGCGCGACGGCATCGTTGCCGACGGCGCCTTCTTCCGGGGAAGGTCAGCGTTCGACGTCGAGCCTACGGACGTCGGGGACCTGGGCAGGACGCGGCGCGATCTCCTCGACCGCGACCGGCGGCGCGGGGCGTACACGGCGGCTCCGGATGCTGAAACGCGCGATGTGGTACAGCGCCGCGACGCCGTCGCGCCAGGTGATCTTCTTGCCCTGGTCATAATCGCGTCCGGCGTAGGAAATCGGCTGCTCGTAGATGCGGCAGCGCAGCCGCGCGACCTTGGCGGTGATCTCCGGCTCGAATCCGAAGCGGTCGCACTCCACCTGGATCTGCTGGAGCACTTCGCGGCGGAAGAGCTTGTAGCCCGTCTCCATGTCGGTGAGGTTCAGGTTCGTGCACATGTTCGAGAGGAGCGTGAGCACGCGATTGCCGACATAGTGCCAGAAGTTGAGGACCCGGTGCGGTCCGCCGAGAAACCGCGAGCCGAAGACGACGTCGGCCTCCCCGCGCTCGATCGGCGCGAGCAGCGCCGGAATGTCGCGCGGGTTGTATTCGAGGTCCGCGTCCTGCACGACGGCCACGTCGCCCCGCACGTGCGCGAAGCCGGTGCGGAGCGCGGCGCCCTTCCCGCGATTGGTCCCGTGGAAGAAGACCCGCACCTCGCCTCCGGCGAGCTCGCGCAGGATGTCTCGGGTGCCGTCGAGCGAGCCGTCGTCGACGACGATGAGCTCCTTCGCGTGCGGCAAGGCCTGGACGCGCCGCACCACCTCACGCACGCTCGCGGCTTCGTTGTAGACCGGCATGACGATCGAAAGCTTCATCGCAGCGTTCCCCTTCGGATCTCTTCGGCGGTCGCCGCCCGCACCGCCACCACTTTCGCCCAGATGTCGAGGCCCTGCCCCGCGGCCGGGTTGTTGAAATCGGCGAGCACGTCGTCGCCCTCGATGCCGGTCAGGCGGAAGATCATCGGCTCGCCGCGCGGAGGACGGACGGTGTAGCGTTTGCCAACCTCGAGCGCGAGCTCGGGCGGCAGCTGCGCGCGCGGCATCCGACGCACGAGATCCGACCGGTGCTCGCCGTAGCTCTCGTTCGGCGAGAGCGTCAGCCGACGCTCCTCGCCGGCGACGAGCCCCTCGACCGCCTGCTCGAGCGCCGGAAAGATCTGCTCGTTTCCGTGCAGATAGGTCACCGGCCCGCACCGCTCCGTCGAGTCGACGAGCTCGCCGTTCGTGAGGGTGGCGCGATACTCGATCGTGACGACCGTGTCGGCGACGACCCGCAAGGCACCCTGCTCGCTCATGCCCTTCCCTCCGCGGCGTGTCGCGCCGCGCGGCCGGCCGTCGCGAGCCAGTCCGCGACGACGCCGGGCGCGCCGCCCGATCCGCCCTTGGTGACCAGGCGCGTTCCGGCCGCCGCGCCCCGCAGGATCGTCCCGCAGGCGACGAGCGGCGCGACGCGCCCGTGGACCTCGATCGCGCTGGCGCCGATACCTCGCAGGATCGCATGGCTGGTCTCGCCGCCGATCAGCACGAGCGTTCCGATCCGGACGCCGGCGACGATCGCCGCGAGCGCCTCGGCGAGCGCCGCCTCGGTTGCGCGGAGCGCGGCCGCGCTCGGCACGCCGTCCAGAGCGGGCGGCGTCAGGACCACGCTCCTCCCGCCCGCGAGCTCGGCGGCCGCCCGGCGCGCGACATCGCCGGGCCTGGACCCGGCGGCCGCGCCGGCCGTGATCGCCACGGCGTCGCCGGCGGCGAGCACGGCATCCACCTGCGCCCGGGCGCGACTGTGGAGGCTCCCGTTCACGACGA
This window contains:
- the fabD gene encoding ACP S-malonyltransferase, translated to MSSASEAPSVDPTALLFPGQGSQRVGMGARLVAEHAVARATMVEADEALEYPLTRLCFEGPEAELTRTEFCQPAILAVSVATWRALGPASGIAPRWVAGHSLGEYTALVVAGALAFRDAVRLVRLRGRLMQSAVPAGAGTMAAIVGLEDARVAELCAAAAEGDVVSPANFNGAGQVVIAGHRAAVARATEAAKAAGARVVALAVSAPFHCALMTPVAAELARALAAVDVRMPSVPVVSNVEAALNADAARIRDLLVAQVTAPVRWAESMRLLRSLGCRRVVEVGPGQVLARIAQRMKLGLASASLEDVGGRAAEPPA
- the rpmF gene encoding 50S ribosomal protein L32, with the protein product MAVPKRRTSSTKRNKRRAHDALRPASFITCPSCSEPMLRHRACAHCGEYRGRKVLDTTEA
- a CDS encoding DUF177 domain-containing protein, which produces MKIQLHDILAVEDQLDYDEPVEELNATLAKANHDYEFRAPLHVRVRYSRSQLDLFFDGEVSGRAEAACGRCLETYPLDVAQEFSVVLTPATRLSGEIELAPGDLTQSFYEGTEVDLTPLVYEQVMLALPTRPLCGEECRGLCPQCGSNRNTSRCGCTVETGDPRWSALRNLKIDRGA
- the lpxD gene encoding UDP-3-O-(3-hydroxymyristoyl)glucosamine N-acyltransferase, whose protein sequence is MTLAEIAERLGCELRGDGAIEIGAIRGLEEAGPGDLTFLVNPKYAAQLAATRASAVIVATGAAELPIATLRADNPYLCFARALAMFHRPLAPPPGIHPTAVVAASARVAAPTSIGPYAVVGEGVEIGSGATIHPHVTIYAGVKIGSDFVAHAGVVVREHVRIGDRVVLHAGVVIGADGFGFAPSPTGAVKIPQAGIVVIEDDVEIGANTTVDRATLGATVIRRGAKLDNLVMVAHNCEVGAHSFLAAQVGIAGSTKIGRGVQMGGQAGAAGHLTIGDGVLVAAQSGVPNSVPAGKTVGGYPAMEVGLWRRTSAAILRLPELVRRVRRLERRLGPERGDEGGDTEG
- the hisI gene encoding phosphoribosyl-AMP cyclohydrolase, producing MQNVIDFAKGDGLVPVIVQDDRSGAVLMLAYMNQESFDRTVATGYATYWSRSRQSFWVKGESSGHRQKVHAIHVDCDGDTVLLRVEQEGGAACHEGYPSCFFRKRADDAWQVVETRVFDPAKVYAK
- a CDS encoding ATP phosphoribosyltransferase, which codes for MSILKLGIPKGSLEQATIDLFRKSGWRISAGSRSYFPSVDDSALRCNLIRAQEMARYVEAGTLDAGITGHDWILENDSQVEVVCDLVYSKATIRPTRWVLVVPDASPVQKPEDLRGKTVATELVSYTKRYFAARKIEVDVEFSWGATEAKAAEGLVDAIVEVTETGSTLRANGLRIVAELFSSNPQLIANREAMRDPWKREKIEQIGLLLTGALRAQTQVGIKLNVPKEQLEAIVAMLPSITAPTVSNLYGKDWFSVESVIAEDVVRELIPKLMKAGAVGIIEYGLNKVI
- a CDS encoding heme A synthase, which codes for MTARDRQTPAAAARTPRGLHVFALVLAASTLALIFIGGLVTSTGSGLAVPDWPLSFGQFFPRMVGGVFYEHGHRMVAAAVGALTVAFAVATWLAETHPIVRRLALAAIGTVVTQGLLGGLTVIFLLPPAISSAHACLAQAFLCLTVALAVLTHPDWTPATRAPADPGLARLAVATAATVYAQLILGAVMRHTGAGLAIPDFPLAFGRIVPPLESAAVVIHFLHRMGALAVTVMVLWTAVRTLRTHAVERAVVRPALLAVALVATQITLGALAIWTRKAVLPTTAHVAVGAAILGTTVVWALRARRAAGAASGSTHPLFATERVPA